The following are from one region of the Camelus dromedarius isolate mCamDro1 chromosome 34, mCamDro1.pat, whole genome shotgun sequence genome:
- the POU2AF2 gene encoding POU domain class 2-associating factor 2: protein MSGYYGVRRSFLSDSDFHSTKQFASDACSPGVAKPLACEPAAGQGHAALLDPCFPEPCGDHRPAALTPGGGAPLFGASALPPLLPPPFPGDSAHFVLRDSWEQTVPEGLSQPDPVPADALQSLAPSMNCLSQLESGSTAQHRSSSWGAPLAGVQPYSLHTLEDLYHTQGYPTPAPYPFTSFMTMSNDPPPKVGPFSPDEGADTSALQDPSPWTKEDGSLTWGAYECRRAY, encoded by the exons ATGTCCGGTTACTACGGCGTCCGGAGGTCCTTCCTGTCGGACTCGGACTTCCACAGCACTAAGCAGTTTGCCAGCGACGCCTGCAGCCCGGGCGTGGCGAAGCCCCTCGCCTGCGAGCCCGCGGCAGGGCAGGGCCACGCGGCGCTCCTGGACCCCTGCTTCCCGGAGCCCTGCGGGGACCACCGGCCCGCCGCCCTGACCCCCGGCGGCGGCGCCCCCCTGTTCGGCGCCTCGGCcctgccgccgctgctgccgccgccctTCCCCGGCGATTCCGCGCACTTCGTGCTG AGGGACTCGTGGGAACAGACGGTACCAGAAGGCCTCAGCCAGCCAGACCCCGTGCCAGCCGATGCCCTGCAGAGCCTGGCCCCCAGCATGAACTGCCTCTCCCAGCTGGAGTCCGGGAGCACTGCCCAGCACCGGAGCTCGAGCTGGGGGGCCCCCCTGGCTGGGGTTCAGCCCTACTCGCTGCACACACTGGAGGATCTGTACCACACACAGGGgtaccccaccccagccccctacCCTTTCACCTCTTTCATGACGATGTCCAATGACCCACCACCCAAGGTGGGGCCCTTCTCCCCAGATGAGGGGGCAGACACCTCTGCCCTCCAGGACCCTTCTCCGTGGACCAAAGAAGATGGAAGCCTGACCTGGGGGGCGTATGAGTGCCGCAGAGCTTACTGA